A single window of Taeniopygia guttata chromosome 1, bTaeGut7.mat, whole genome shotgun sequence DNA harbors:
- the LOC140685219 gene encoding uncharacterized protein gives MSGEVLAAAAAAAAARSLDELLLSHDVIFPALFNSRLSTQFVEKHERLQRSPKAERERESRGAGAGAGHRTPCRGRQKQKPPDGAVALAAGAALPGPQALLPAGWELLPRVPFVARQEAAAAARGAHGQPPRGSIRRGLSCGGRGSEGTRHYGSGRPDAAPSGLRRHRSNLERGGRAARTGPAAQQVPAARSSRAAPARPLRARERAKSAGALARACAAGRPQARYLPAPTRDAAGARSAAGVPGSVGKARGWLLRVLRAPRTLKGTEQLHKKIRTDPDTRDYCHLEIWVNSELGKLQLHLFSTFSTT, from the exons atgagcGGGGAAGTGCtggctgctgccgccgccgccgccgccgctcgctCGCTGGACGAGTTGTTGTTGTCACACG ATGTAATTTTCCCAGCCCTTTTCAACAGTCGCTTGTCAACACAGTTTGTGGAGAAACACGAGCGTCTCCAGCGTTCCCCCAAAGCCGAGCGGGAGCGGGAGAGCCGGGGCGCGGGGGCCGGCGCTGGGCACCGCACACCTTGCCGGGGCAGACAAAAGCAGAAACCTCCGGACGGGGCTGTTGCtcttgctgctggtgctgctctccCGGGACCACAAGCGCTCCTCCCGGCGGGGTGGGAGTTGCTGCCGAGGGTCCCCTTTGTTGCGCggcaggaggcggcggcggctgcgcgGGGCGCGCACGGGCAGCCCCCACGCGGCAGCATCCGCAGAGGACTTTCCTGCGGCGGCCGCGGATCGGAGGGGACGAGGCACTACGGGTCAGGCCGCCCAGACGCCGCGCCGAGCGGGCTGCGGCGGCACAGAAGTAACTTGGAgaggggcgggcgggcggcccGCACAGGTCCCGCCGCGCAACAGGTGCCGGCGGCGCGCAGCAGccgcgcagccccggcccgTCCCCTCCGCGCCCGAGAGCGCGCAAAGTCAGCCGGCGCGCTGGCCCGCGCAtgcgcggcggggcggccgcagGCGCGGTACCTGCCGGCCCCGACCCGGGATGCGGCTGGAGCGCGCTCGGCGGCTGGCGTGCCGGGCTCCGTCGGGAAAGCCCGGGGCTGGCTTCTGCGGGTCTTGAGGGCACCTCGCACTTTGAAAGGG ACAGAACAGCTCCATAAGAAGATCAGGACAGATCCAGACACGCGTGATTATTGCCACTTGGAGATCTGGGTGAACTCTGAATTAGGAAAGCTACAACTTCATTTGTTCTCTACTTTTTCTACAACATGA